From Thermodesulfovibrionia bacterium, one genomic window encodes:
- the napH gene encoding quinol dehydrogenase ferredoxin subunit NapH, with protein sequence MKKYKYLIPRRIIQAAVMFLFFAGNAFGWNILRGNLSSAKVFDILPLSDPFAMLQSFSAGVSVAKDALTGALVVLVFYALLGGRLFCGWVCPVNMITDAANKLRSYLRLDAACKSWDIGRNIRYWATGLSIGLSIILGVAAFEWISPIGMLHRGIIYGIGFGWAFVLTVFLFDLFAVKNGFCGHLCPLGGFYSLAGRFGFLRIGYDKDKCTSCMKCVEICPEKQVLYMVGRQSGAVLSGECINCGRCVEVCDDDAVNFSNIYSKKNYK encoded by the coding sequence ATGAAAAAATATAAATATCTCATACCCAGACGGATCATACAGGCGGCGGTCATGTTCCTATTCTTTGCCGGTAACGCCTTCGGATGGAACATCCTGAGGGGCAATCTCAGCTCAGCAAAGGTATTTGACATCCTTCCGTTGTCAGATCCCTTTGCGATGCTGCAAAGCTTTTCAGCAGGCGTTTCTGTTGCAAAGGATGCATTGACCGGGGCGCTGGTCGTTCTTGTATTTTACGCGCTTCTCGGCGGCAGGCTTTTTTGCGGCTGGGTATGCCCTGTGAACATGATAACCGATGCAGCTAATAAACTCAGAAGCTATTTAAGGCTCGATGCAGCATGTAAATCATGGGACATCGGAAGAAACATACGGTATTGGGCAACAGGATTATCAATAGGTTTATCAATAATCCTCGGGGTCGCGGCCTTTGAATGGATAAGCCCGATAGGGATGCTGCACAGGGGCATCATTTACGGGATCGGTTTTGGCTGGGCTTTTGTGCTGACGGTATTTCTCTTTGACCTTTTTGCAGTAAAGAACGGATTCTGCGGACATTTATGCCCCCTCGGCGGTTTTTATTCACTTGCCGGACGCTTCGGATTTCTGCGGATCGGATATGACAAGGACAAATGCACATCATGCATGAAGTGCGTTGAGATCTGCCCTGAAAAACAGGTCCTGTACATGGTCGGCAGACAGAGCGGGGCCGTGCTCTCAGGGGAATGCATCAATTGCGGCAGGTGTGTTGAAGTATGCGATGACGACGCTGTAAATTTCAGCAATATATATTCAAAAAAAAATTATAAATAA
- a CDS encoding nitrate reductase cytochrome c-type subunit, whose product MLREKKIWIMPVLAVSIVSLLLLSCAQTKIYTEEDLGLRHETLYDEDDAAPVYGAPITKEPGTSTRFERSFENSPPLIPHDITGMLPIAQTENICMGCHMPKEAVGAGATPIPKSHLTDLDTGKDLEGKLAGSRYNCMSCHVIQTELTPAVKNIFKGGFRDDKGHYRSNLIDNLNEGVETE is encoded by the coding sequence ATGCTGCGAGAGAAAAAAATATGGATCATGCCGGTATTGGCCGTCTCAATTGTTTCACTTTTATTGCTTTCCTGCGCTCAGACAAAAATATATACTGAAGAGGATCTTGGCCTGAGGCATGAAACACTGTATGATGAGGACGACGCGGCCCCTGTGTATGGAGCGCCTATCACCAAAGAACCGGGAACGAGCACCAGATTCGAGAGGTCTTTTGAGAACAGCCCTCCATTAATACCCCATGACATCACAGGAATGCTCCCGATCGCGCAGACTGAAAACATCTGTATGGGCTGCCATATGCCGAAAGAGGCTGTGGGCGCCGGCGCAACGCCGATCCCCAAATCCCATCTTACGGACCTTGACACAGGTAAAGACCTGGAAGGCAAACTGGCCGGAAGCCGTTACAACTGCATGAGCTGTCATGTCATACAGACAGAGCTCACGCCGGCAGTAAAGAATATTTTTAAAGGCGGTTTCAGGGATGATAAAGGGCATTACAGGTCAAATCTGATAGATAACTTAAACGAAGGCGTTGAAACCGAATAG
- a CDS encoding chaperone NapD, translated as MNVSSIVVKTDKEHLPEVIKKINTVGFCEVHFHDPDGKIIATIEGDNIHDQTERLKQIQNIPFVYSAGLSYSYCEDEVAKALGEIEGHKPALSQD; from the coding sequence GTGAACGTATCAAGCATTGTTGTCAAGACCGACAAGGAGCATTTGCCCGAGGTAATAAAGAAGATCAATACTGTCGGCTTCTGCGAGGTTCATTTCCACGATCCTGACGGAAAGATAATCGCGACCATAGAAGGCGACAACATACATGACCAGACGGAAAGATTAAAGCAGATACAGAACATCCCGTTTGTCTACAGCGCGGGACTGTCCTATTCCTATTGCGAGGATGAAGTGGCAAAGGCCCTTGGAGAGATAGAGGGGCATAAGCCTGCTCTCTCACAGGACTGA